From Toxorhynchites rutilus septentrionalis strain SRP chromosome 2, ASM2978413v1, whole genome shotgun sequence, a single genomic window includes:
- the LOC129771863 gene encoding uncharacterized protein LOC129771863 — MNLSLVLTLLATFVIGAVAQGQKCVIPNVLQGTWFSWEVGEPTTTTIDAVSYERQGPKQGRIRVECVESSRNGSDHTLIFKGDSTCYTCVKAFPRTINVFEKFETPCITLQPGEKPSIERICRSLRRDQQLITLFNKNFIPITCRSSLEGVWHFAYQNRFRFTGECDNPDARIQSCQTPGTQFLIQNQKFNITYRQCQGMDGTFNGVVEFSCLGDWFIGKNHYFAVVNTKESREDEKYRCFLKNRDDDLYFGASITAECNTLKTVEKSPERYRVTPVKSEVVEPGCRFPQNFTGEWINTANIDAEVVINETHIIETYFPDKARYRRTVYVCREQRDSRIMTARLTVDGCQKDYVCFDFVPRHHNIIRYRKGLAFIKDHFSKVCSWVQFPNKEEWRYDLFLAAKPVPVRCPVAGKFNFTQKGESPFKTRILGGVTLSPRPDIHCKQNISDFSVCDSDQKEMAIDADYCLSVDHLGRPVDIYSDPDYRMKCIGYWQENLKSYLITFDDLDPLSKYRCWVYQRADLNRVLMSQAVGAFCNVKQDVTSWNYTEGAVVAIDMFEYERERDQCPMHFDNGSNPWQPTETYIEVFPWLIYRSATSSIDGTMNAFLVSLAALLLKLLY; from the exons ATGAATCTCAGTTTAGTTTTAACGTTGTTGGCAACTTTTGTTATAG GTGCCGTGGCCCAGGGACAAAAATGTGTCATCCCAAACGTCCTACAGGGAACTTGGTTCAGCTGGGAAGTGGGAGAACCGACGACGACTACCATAGACGCCGTCTCGTATGAGCGCCAGGGTCCAAAGCAGGGCCGTATCAGGGTGGAATGCGTTGAGAGCAGTCGGAACGGGTCCGACCATACACTTATCTTCAAGGGCGACAGTACTTGTTATACCTGTGTTAAAGCGTTTCCGCGAACGATAAACGTGTTTGAGAAGTTTGAGA CGCCTTGTATCACACTGCAACCAGGCGAGAAGCCGTCAATTGAACGGATATGTCGCAGTCTCCGGAGGGACCAGCAATTGATCAcacttttcaataaaaatttcatACCCATCACCTGTCGGTCGTCGCTGGAAGGAGTTTGGCATTTTGCTTATCAG AATCGCTTCCGTTTCACCGGCGAGTGTGACAATCCGGATGCTCGAATCCAGTCCTGCCAAACGCCCGGTACGCAGTTCCTAATTCAGAACCAAAAATTCAACATTACTTACCGCCAGTGTCAAGGAATGGATGGAACATTCAACGGTGTGGTCGAATTCAGTTGCCTCGGAGACTGGTTTATTGGCAAGAATCACTATTTCGCTGTTGTCAACACTAAGGAATCACGTGAGGATGAAAAGTATCGATGCTTTTTGAAAAATCGTGACGATGACCTTTACTTCGGGGCGTCGATTACGGCTGAGTGCAATACGCTGAAAACAGTCGAGAAGTCGCCGGAACGCTATCGTGTTACACCTGTTAAATCGGAGGTTGTGGAACCGGGATGTCGATTCCCGCAGAACTTCACCGGTGAATGGATTAACACAGCCAATATTGATGCTGAGGTTGTGATCAATGAAACCCACATAATTGAGACTTACTTCCCGGACAAAGCTCGTTATAGAAGAACAGTTTATGTTTGCCGGGAGCAGCGAGATTCTAGAATTATGACGGCTCGATTGACAGTGGATGGTTGCCAAAAAGATTACGTGTGCTTCGATTTCGTCCCCAGGCATCATAACATAATTCGCTACCGGAAAGGTTTGGCTTTCATCAAGGATCATTTCAGCAAGGTTTGCTCGTGGGTACAGTTCCCGAATAAAGAAGAGTGGCGTTATGATCTCTTTCTCGCCGCTAAACCGGTTCCTGTGCGTTGTCCAGTTGCTGGCAAGTTCAATTTTACCCAGAAGGGAGAATCACCATTCAAAACTCGTATTCTCGGAGGTGTGACGCTAAGTCCACGTCCAGATATTCATTGCAAGCAAAATATCTCCGACTTCTCAGTTTGTGACTCCGACCAGAAAGAAATGGCCATCGATGCCGACTATTGTCTATCCGTAGATCATCTTGGTCGTCCGGTTGACATCTATAGTGATCCCGATTATCGCATGAAGTGTATTGGTTATTGGCAAGAAAACCTCAAATCCTACCTCATCACATTCGACGATTTGGATCCTCTCTCGAAGTACCGTTGCTGGGTATACCAAAGAGCGGACCTTAATCGAGTCCTAATGTCCCAAGCTGTGGGAGCGTTTTGTAATGTAAAACAGGATGTAACTTCGTGGAATTACACCGAAGGAGCTGTTGTTGCTATCGATATGTTCGAATACGAACGAGAACGAGACCAGTGCCCCATGCACTTCGACAATGGTAGTAATCCGTGGCAACCTACAGAAACCTACATCGAGGTTTTTCCTTGGCTAATATACCGTAGTGCCACTAGCAGTATTGACGGGACGATGAATGCCTTTTTGGTGTCGTTAGCAGCGCTGTTGTTGAAATTATTATATTAG